A single region of the Vicia villosa cultivar HV-30 ecotype Madison, WI linkage group LG4, Vvil1.0, whole genome shotgun sequence genome encodes:
- the LOC131598565 gene encoding uncharacterized protein LOC131598565 — protein sequence MTAVSTVSYKFNVNGYHTDIMEARRGLRQGDSISSMLFVIVMECLNRYLCKMQRNSEFKYHPRCDKLKITNLCFADDLLMFSRGDKKSVEMMMTAYGKFSKAIGLVVNPQKCRIYCAGVDEKTKRDMLTTSGFQEGQLPFKHLGVPVTGKKLYTHQYSPLIDKIVCRIKHLTARLLTYARRLQLINSVTFALTNYWLNCFPFPKHVLQKIESICRIFLWTGGFKGSRKAPVAWKPWWFECYRH from the coding sequence ATGACTGCGGTTTCTACTGTTTCGTACAAATTTAATGTTAATGGATACCATACTGATATAATGGAAGCTAGAAGAGGCCTTAGACAAGGCGATTCTATATCGTCTATGCTGTTTGTAATTGTAATGGAGTGTCTTAACAGATACCTATGTAAGATGCAAAGAAATAGTGAATTCAAATATCATCCAAGATGTGATAAATTGAAAATCACAAACTTATGCTTCGCGGACGATCTTCTAATGTTCTCTAGAGGAGACAAAAAATCAGTTGAAATGATGATGACAGCGTATGGTAAATTTTCAAAAGCCATAGGTTTGGTGGTGAATCCGCAAAAGTGTCGTATTTACTGTGCTGGAGTGGATGAAAAGACAAAAAGAGACATGCTCACAACCTCTGGCTTCCAAGAGGGACAGCTCCCTTTTAAGCACCTGGGTGTCCCCGTGACAGGTAAGAAGCTTTATACACACCAATATTCGCCTTTGATCGACAAGATTGTCTGTAGGATAAAACATTTGACAGCGCGGTTACTTACTTATGCGAGAAGATTGCAGCTTATTAATAGTGTTACGTTTGCGTTGACTAATTACTGGCTGAACTGTTTTCCTTTCCCCAAACATGTCCTACAAAAAATCGAAAGCATATGCCGAATATTTCTTTGGACAGGTGGCTTTAAGGGTAGCCGCAAGGCACCCGTAGCGTGGAAGCCATGGTGGTTTGAATGTTATCGACATTGA
- the LOC131598566 gene encoding uncharacterized protein LOC131598566, with translation MEDFEGIMKESNFNMGRMYRKLQDYGQKVNWKNLMYGNNARPCTNFILWLACHGRLATKDRLYKFGMTDNTSCCFCPKVESLNHLFFECETMKKIWMEVLQWARINHVPEDWHEEKKWLVHQTKGKRTRAAIIKMAVSETIYELWRIRNNKSFGETVDITKVGRKIIDTLIYRGWYNKKIRNYIAISIIEE, from the coding sequence ATGGAAGATTTTGAAGGAATCATGAAAGAGAGCAATTTCAACATGGGCAGAATGTATAGGAAACTGCAGGATTATGGACAGAAAGTGAATTGGAAAAACCTTATGTACGGGAATAATGCGAGACCCTGCACCAACTTTATTCTTTGGCTTGCTTGTCACGGAAGATTGGCAACAAAAGACAGATTGTATAAATTTGGTATGACCGACAATACAAGTTGTTGTTTCTGTCCAAAGGTAGAATCATTAAACCATTTGTTCTTTGAATGTGAAACCATGAAGAAAATTTGGATGGAAGTCCTTCAGTGGGCAAGAATTAACCATGTCCCTGAAGATTGGCATGAAGAGAAAAAATGGCTGGTGCACCAAACTAAAGGGAAAAGGACCAGGGCTGCTATCATCAAAATGGCGGTATCAGAAACAATTTATGAGCTGTGGAGGATTAGAAACAACAAAAGTTTTGGTGAAACTGTTGATATCACAAAAGTGGGACGGAAAATTATAGATACATTGATTTATAGAGGTTGGTATAATAAGAAGATTAGAAATTATATAGCTATCTCAATAATTGAGGAGTAA